The following proteins are encoded in a genomic region of Maylandia zebra isolate NMK-2024a linkage group LG1, Mzebra_GT3a, whole genome shotgun sequence:
- the lmo7b gene encoding LIM domain only protein 7 isoform X6: MEWRQQTSVSSADAFNEAKRWIEEVTGKSFGCSDFRAALENGVLLCNLINQLKPGIIKRVNRLSTPIAGLDNVNVFLKACEKLGLNESQLFHPGDLQDISTRVTLRRDEGNRRLKNVLITIYWLGRKAHLDTLYNGPQLNLKAFEGLLGLALSKALDEGGVPVKDSSDSLCQNPEEECQYKNYRRGNSADSTDSFNSQALHPNVEGFGGDAEAEQVFKMENKQVTAHQNKGYVPLLRRKQGPEENGSGFASQFTRASQTQVKPERPVQVNPGWIWSKSLSDIPMVYPVRKAPDANTSHDESQDTGLTRLWNQDNRRKCSVAAKDAEAQWQDDLKKWKTRRRSTKSELRTKSQDREHVMDKMINGSVTTIEKNEAKLKYQQSPWTRNTAPRPYSTTSPSKSSSDLRPHTRALLARSYATEAPFSPTVPLSSQSSTHAQGGAVVVPDGKVLGEEIHFASTALDEARVGMPSLGFPVISQTQVKSQSSTAPFQSTCELSQPQNGLTNQISTHFTALQLNETTNSKSNKSPTLSMSSERKAFFYVHPELKTAGEDLSHQNDNSQEDGQKSSWQAAAEQSTAPQTPGVYKFLPRTVSWSGSASLPRGYRRSEGSSRLSSAITARPFGTKQSRVSSLPRMYNVDDNQGVLLNSEREDSPSSPSLKRQTATAQLSGPYQTNQGKQTGAGQEEQVTSSNLSSQTSFQSSGYYYRPSIQSQILPQPYSNLQSRQNRGLTFSADGSTDLPKVDHSDMRVSLTLKPNSLADFGFHTHWDSTGVRVKLIQPGSPAELCQLRVDDEIVAVDGAAVAHMNSDQWRDKMSSALQTGSLTMDIRRYGNKDWSTGEGTHHSQPGQSRVTLNLTAASSPVLIGCPDHHANSAAFPDTQVTQGFKSNGHTDNVMQGKVMGGELCETHGTTRNKGGSESAISDLQVPSLSPPSSSWSWDLEEDRRRQEKWQEEQERLLQEKYQRDQERLEAEWRRDQRDVIDPKNSGSQKTFEVTSGDVGLARTQQQENAMPKKTREEEQSTDGEKLKELLGPKRQSNAHEVQNEMVAQQDWADGSCGFAQLSPAHRTKSLSSPVLAGPHKYSRGDQSKRKGLSVAKAEKERQQILEEMKKRTQLLTDNSWIRQRSSSFYKDPMIVGLPLKRYDSLDNLDNLRQPQSSIYSYPRPHSAAAGYVTPSRNASSRYSTGSVLSLRNPYIQSCHQASAWAAINISEEERMEPRFKSETGSPSVNAAISNSGSPPCEQLAVLQIEE, encoded by the exons GTCCTGATAACAATTTACTGGTTGGGTCGCAAGGCTCACCTGGACACATTGTACAATGGCCCTCAGCTTAATTTGAAGGCTTTTGAGGGCCTGTTGGGGCTGGCCTTGTCCAag GCTCTAGATGAGGGTGGTGTACCTGTGAAAGACAGCAGCGATAGTTTGTGCCAAAATCCAGAAGAGGAATGTCAGTACAAAAATTACAGGCGAGGCAACTCTGCAGACAGCACAGACTCCTTTAACTCCCAGGCCCTGCACCCGAATGTTGAAG GTTTTGGAGGCGACGCAGAAGCTGAGCAGGTATTCAAGATGGAAAACAAGCAGGTGACAGCTCATCAAAACAAAGGCTATGTCCCACTACTCAGACGAAAACAAGGACCAGAGGAGAATGGAAGTGGCTTCGCGAGTCAGTTTACCAG AGCCAGTCAAACCCAGGTCAAGCCTGAGAGACCAGTTCAGGTCAATCCTGGCTGGATTTG GAGCAAATCTCTCAGTGACATCCCCATGGTGTACCCTGTGCGAAAGGCTCCTGATGCAAACACTAGTCATGATGAAAGTCAGGACACCGGATTGACAAGACTGTGGAATCAAGACAACAGAAGGAAGTGTAGCGTTGCTGCCAAGGATGCCGAAGCTCAGTGGCAGGAT GActtgaaaaagtggaaaacccGTCGTAGGAGCACAAAGTCTGAACTTCGAACTAAATCACAAGACAGAGAGCATGTAATGGATAAGATGATCAACGGGTCTGTGACAACTATTGAGAAGAATGAAGCAAAACTAAA ATACCAGCAGTCACCTTGGACCAGGAACACAGCGCCTCGTCCTTACTCAACAACTTCTCCATCAAAATCAAGCTCTGATCTCCGGCCACATACTCGAGCTCTGCTGGCCCGCAGCTATGCCACCGAGGCACCTTTCAGCCCCACGGTTCCTCTTAGCTCCCAGAGCTCAACCCATGCTCAA GGTGGAGCAGTGGTTGTCCCTGATGGAAAAGTCTTGGGAGAGGAGATCCACTTTGCCTCCACGGCTTTAGATGAAGCAAGAGTTGGCATGCCTTCTCTAGGCTTTCCTGTGATCTCTCAAACCCAAGTGAAATCCCAGAGCAGCACAGCTCCTTTCCAGTCCACCTGTGAACTTTCCCAGCCACAAAATGGCCTTACAAACCAAATCTCCACTCATTTtacagctttacagctgaacGAGACCACAAATTCTAAAAGCAACAAAAGTCCCACTTTATCCATGTCTAGTGAACGAAAAGCATTTTTTTATGTTCATCCGGAGCTTAAAACTGCTGGTGAGGATTTATCGCATCAGAACGACAACTCTCAGGAAGACGGACAGAAGTCCTCTTggcaagcagcagcagagcaaagCACGGCCCCGCAGACTCCAGGCGTCTACAAGTTCTTGCCCAGAActgtttcctggtctggctcAGCCAGCCTTCCCCGTGGTTACCGTCGGTCTGAGGGCTCATCCCGTCTCTCTTCTGCTATCACAGCCAGACCCTTTGGGACCAAGCAGTCCAGAGTGTCATCACTGCCCAGGATGTACAAT GTAGATGACAATCAGGGTGTGCTGCTGAACAGTGAGAGAGAGGATTCTCCATCTTCACCATCTCTGAAAAGACAGACTGCGACCGCCCAGCTGAGCGGTCCGTATCAGACCAACCAGGGGAAGCAGACTGGTGCAGGACAGGAAGAGCAAGTGACTAGCTCCAATCTTTCCAGCCAGACCTCCTTTCAGAGCAGTGGCTATTACTATCGACCCTCCATTCAAAGCCAGATACTGCCTCAACCTTATTCAAATCTGCAGTCTCGTCAAAATAGAGGCTTGACCTTCTCAGCTGATGGAAGCACAGATCTTCCAAAG GTGGATCACAGTGACATGAGAGTGAGCCTTACTCTTAAACCCAACAGTCTAGCTGACTTTGGTTTCCATACTCACTGGGACTCGACGGGGGTGAGAGTTAAGCTCATTCAGCCCG GCAGTCCAGCCGAGCTCTGCCAGCTGCGTGTCGACGACGAGATCGTGGCCGTCGATGGAGCTGCGGTGGCACACATGAACTCAGACCAGTGGAGGGATAAAATGTCATCTGCCCTGCAAACCGGCAGTTTGACCATGGACATTCGGCGCTATGGCAACAAGG ATTGGAGCACCGGCGAGGGGACTCATCACAGCCAGCCAGGCCAGAGCAGGGTGACCCTCAATCTGACTGCTGCTTCTTCGCCTGTCCTGATAGGGTGCCCTGATCACCATGCCAACAGTGCTGCCTTTCCAGACACACAAGTCACACAAGGGTTCAAAAGCAATGGGCACACAGACAAC GTGATGCAGGGTAAAGTCATGGGTGGAGAACTTTGTGAGACACATGGGACAACCAGAAATAAAG GAGGGTCAGAATCTGCGATATCTGAT CTCCAGGTGCCATCGCTCAGCCCCCCCTCATCCAGCTGGTCTTGGGACCTTGAGGAGGATCGCAGGAGACAGGAGAAGTGGCAGGAAGAACAGGAGCGCCTCCTACAG GAGAAATATCAGCGGGACCAGGAGAGGCTGGAGGCAGAGTGGCGAAGAGACCAACGAGATGTAATAGACCCCAAGAATTCAGGG AGCCAGAAAACCTTTGAGGTGACCTCTGGTGATGTGGGCCTCGCCAGGACCCAGCAGCAAGAGAATGCAATGCCGAagaaaaccagagaagaagagcagAGCACTGATGGAGAAAAGCTGAAAGAGTTGTTGGGGCCAAAACGGCAAAGTAATGCACACGAAGTGCAGAATGAGATGGTTGCCCAACAAGACTG GGCTGATGGCTCATGTGGCTTTGCTCAGCTGTCCCCTGCACACAG GACAAAGTCCTTGTCTTCCCCAGTATTAGCTGGGCCTCACAAGTATTCTAGAG GGGATCAGAGTAAAAGAAAAGGACTGTCTGTGGCCAAGGCTGAGAAAGAAAGGCAGCAGATTTTAGAGGAGATGAAGAAAAGGACTCAGCTTCTGACTGACAACAGCTGGATACGTCAGCgcagcagcagcttttacaAGGATcccatgattgttgggcttcctCTGAAAAG ATATGACTCTCTGGATAATCTTGATAATTTGCGTCAGCCCCAATCCTCAATCTATAGTTACCCTCGACCACACTCAGCTGCTGCAGGTTACGTTACACCGAGTAGGAATGCCTCTTCGCGATACAGCACTGGATCAGTATTATCCCTGAGAAATCCTTACATACAGTCCTGTCATCAGGCCAG TGCGTGGGCTGCCATCAACATCTCGGAGGAAGAGAGAATGGAGCCCAGGTTCAAATCCGAAACAGGAAGCCCTTCTGTGAACGCTGCTATTTCCAACTCAGGT TCACCCCCATGTGAGCAGCTTGCTGTACTCCAGATTGAAGAGTAA
- the lmo7b gene encoding LIM domain only protein 7 isoform X8, whose protein sequence is MEWRQQTSVSSADAFNEAKRWIEEVTGKSFGCSDFRAALENGVLLCNLINQLKPGIIKRVNRLSTPIAGLDNVNVFLKACEKLGLNESQLFHPGDLQDISTRVTLRRDEGNRRLKNVLITIYWLGRKAHLDTLYNGPQLNLKAFEGLLGLALSKALDEGGVPVKDSSDSLCQNPEEECQYKNYRRGNSADSTDSFNSQALHPNVEGFGGDAEAEQVFKMENKQVTAHQNKGYVPLLRRKQGPEENGSGFASQFTRASQTQVKPERPVQVNPGWIWSKSLSDIPMVYPVRKAPDANTSHDESQDTGLTRLWNQDNRRKCSVAAKDAEAQWQDDLKKWKTRRRSTKSELRTKSQDREHVMDKMINGSVTTIEKNEAKLKYQQSPWTRNTAPRPYSTTSPSKSSSDLRPHTRALLARSYATEAPFSPTVPLSSQSSTHAQGGAVVVPDGKVLGEEIHFASTALDEARVGMPSLGFPVISQTQVKSQSSTAPFQSTCELSQPQNGLTNQISTHFTALQLNETTNSKSNKSPTLSMSSERKAFFYVHPELKTAGEDLSHQNDNSQEDGQKSSWQAAAEQSTAPQTPGVYKFLPRTVSWSGSASLPRGYRRSEGSSRLSSAITARPFGTKQSRVSSLPRMYNVDDNQGVLLNSEREDSPSSPSLKRQTATAQLSGPYQTNQGKQTGAGQEEQVTSSNLSSQTSFQSSGYYYRPSIQSQILPQPYSNLQSRQNRGLTFSADGSTDLPKVDHSDMRVSLTLKPNSLADFGFHTHWDSTGVRVKLIQPGSPAELCQLRVDDEIVAVDGAAVAHMNSDQWRDKMSSALQTGSLTMDIRRYGNKDWSTGEGTHHSQPGQSRVTLNLTAASSPVLIGCPDHHANSAAFPDTQVTQGFKSNGHTDNVMQGKVMGGELCETHGTTRNKGGSESAISDLQVPSLSPPSSSWSWDLEEDRRRQEKWQEEQERLLQEKYQRDQERLEAEWRRDQRDVIDPKNSGSQKTFEVTSGDVGLARTQQQENAMPKKTREEEQSTDGEKLKELLGPKRQSNAHEVQNEMVAQQDWADGSCGFAQLSPAHRTKSLSSPVLAGPHKYSRGDQSKRKGLSVAKAEKERQQILEEMKKRTQLLTDNSWIRQRSSSFYKDPMIVGLPLKSAWAAINISEEERMEPRFKSETGSPSVNAAISNSGSPPCEQLAVLQIEE, encoded by the exons GTCCTGATAACAATTTACTGGTTGGGTCGCAAGGCTCACCTGGACACATTGTACAATGGCCCTCAGCTTAATTTGAAGGCTTTTGAGGGCCTGTTGGGGCTGGCCTTGTCCAag GCTCTAGATGAGGGTGGTGTACCTGTGAAAGACAGCAGCGATAGTTTGTGCCAAAATCCAGAAGAGGAATGTCAGTACAAAAATTACAGGCGAGGCAACTCTGCAGACAGCACAGACTCCTTTAACTCCCAGGCCCTGCACCCGAATGTTGAAG GTTTTGGAGGCGACGCAGAAGCTGAGCAGGTATTCAAGATGGAAAACAAGCAGGTGACAGCTCATCAAAACAAAGGCTATGTCCCACTACTCAGACGAAAACAAGGACCAGAGGAGAATGGAAGTGGCTTCGCGAGTCAGTTTACCAG AGCCAGTCAAACCCAGGTCAAGCCTGAGAGACCAGTTCAGGTCAATCCTGGCTGGATTTG GAGCAAATCTCTCAGTGACATCCCCATGGTGTACCCTGTGCGAAAGGCTCCTGATGCAAACACTAGTCATGATGAAAGTCAGGACACCGGATTGACAAGACTGTGGAATCAAGACAACAGAAGGAAGTGTAGCGTTGCTGCCAAGGATGCCGAAGCTCAGTGGCAGGAT GActtgaaaaagtggaaaacccGTCGTAGGAGCACAAAGTCTGAACTTCGAACTAAATCACAAGACAGAGAGCATGTAATGGATAAGATGATCAACGGGTCTGTGACAACTATTGAGAAGAATGAAGCAAAACTAAA ATACCAGCAGTCACCTTGGACCAGGAACACAGCGCCTCGTCCTTACTCAACAACTTCTCCATCAAAATCAAGCTCTGATCTCCGGCCACATACTCGAGCTCTGCTGGCCCGCAGCTATGCCACCGAGGCACCTTTCAGCCCCACGGTTCCTCTTAGCTCCCAGAGCTCAACCCATGCTCAA GGTGGAGCAGTGGTTGTCCCTGATGGAAAAGTCTTGGGAGAGGAGATCCACTTTGCCTCCACGGCTTTAGATGAAGCAAGAGTTGGCATGCCTTCTCTAGGCTTTCCTGTGATCTCTCAAACCCAAGTGAAATCCCAGAGCAGCACAGCTCCTTTCCAGTCCACCTGTGAACTTTCCCAGCCACAAAATGGCCTTACAAACCAAATCTCCACTCATTTtacagctttacagctgaacGAGACCACAAATTCTAAAAGCAACAAAAGTCCCACTTTATCCATGTCTAGTGAACGAAAAGCATTTTTTTATGTTCATCCGGAGCTTAAAACTGCTGGTGAGGATTTATCGCATCAGAACGACAACTCTCAGGAAGACGGACAGAAGTCCTCTTggcaagcagcagcagagcaaagCACGGCCCCGCAGACTCCAGGCGTCTACAAGTTCTTGCCCAGAActgtttcctggtctggctcAGCCAGCCTTCCCCGTGGTTACCGTCGGTCTGAGGGCTCATCCCGTCTCTCTTCTGCTATCACAGCCAGACCCTTTGGGACCAAGCAGTCCAGAGTGTCATCACTGCCCAGGATGTACAAT GTAGATGACAATCAGGGTGTGCTGCTGAACAGTGAGAGAGAGGATTCTCCATCTTCACCATCTCTGAAAAGACAGACTGCGACCGCCCAGCTGAGCGGTCCGTATCAGACCAACCAGGGGAAGCAGACTGGTGCAGGACAGGAAGAGCAAGTGACTAGCTCCAATCTTTCCAGCCAGACCTCCTTTCAGAGCAGTGGCTATTACTATCGACCCTCCATTCAAAGCCAGATACTGCCTCAACCTTATTCAAATCTGCAGTCTCGTCAAAATAGAGGCTTGACCTTCTCAGCTGATGGAAGCACAGATCTTCCAAAG GTGGATCACAGTGACATGAGAGTGAGCCTTACTCTTAAACCCAACAGTCTAGCTGACTTTGGTTTCCATACTCACTGGGACTCGACGGGGGTGAGAGTTAAGCTCATTCAGCCCG GCAGTCCAGCCGAGCTCTGCCAGCTGCGTGTCGACGACGAGATCGTGGCCGTCGATGGAGCTGCGGTGGCACACATGAACTCAGACCAGTGGAGGGATAAAATGTCATCTGCCCTGCAAACCGGCAGTTTGACCATGGACATTCGGCGCTATGGCAACAAGG ATTGGAGCACCGGCGAGGGGACTCATCACAGCCAGCCAGGCCAGAGCAGGGTGACCCTCAATCTGACTGCTGCTTCTTCGCCTGTCCTGATAGGGTGCCCTGATCACCATGCCAACAGTGCTGCCTTTCCAGACACACAAGTCACACAAGGGTTCAAAAGCAATGGGCACACAGACAAC GTGATGCAGGGTAAAGTCATGGGTGGAGAACTTTGTGAGACACATGGGACAACCAGAAATAAAG GAGGGTCAGAATCTGCGATATCTGAT CTCCAGGTGCCATCGCTCAGCCCCCCCTCATCCAGCTGGTCTTGGGACCTTGAGGAGGATCGCAGGAGACAGGAGAAGTGGCAGGAAGAACAGGAGCGCCTCCTACAG GAGAAATATCAGCGGGACCAGGAGAGGCTGGAGGCAGAGTGGCGAAGAGACCAACGAGATGTAATAGACCCCAAGAATTCAGGG AGCCAGAAAACCTTTGAGGTGACCTCTGGTGATGTGGGCCTCGCCAGGACCCAGCAGCAAGAGAATGCAATGCCGAagaaaaccagagaagaagagcagAGCACTGATGGAGAAAAGCTGAAAGAGTTGTTGGGGCCAAAACGGCAAAGTAATGCACACGAAGTGCAGAATGAGATGGTTGCCCAACAAGACTG GGCTGATGGCTCATGTGGCTTTGCTCAGCTGTCCCCTGCACACAG GACAAAGTCCTTGTCTTCCCCAGTATTAGCTGGGCCTCACAAGTATTCTAGAG GGGATCAGAGTAAAAGAAAAGGACTGTCTGTGGCCAAGGCTGAGAAAGAAAGGCAGCAGATTTTAGAGGAGATGAAGAAAAGGACTCAGCTTCTGACTGACAACAGCTGGATACGTCAGCgcagcagcagcttttacaAGGATcccatgattgttgggcttcctCTGAAAAG TGCGTGGGCTGCCATCAACATCTCGGAGGAAGAGAGAATGGAGCCCAGGTTCAAATCCGAAACAGGAAGCCCTTCTGTGAACGCTGCTATTTCCAACTCAGGT TCACCCCCATGTGAGCAGCTTGCTGTACTCCAGATTGAAGAGTAA
- the lmo7b gene encoding LIM domain only protein 7 isoform X4, whose product MEWRQQTSVSSADAFNEAKRWIEEVTGKSFGCSDFRAALENGVLLCNLINQLKPGIIKRVNRLSTPIAGLDNVNVFLKACEKLGLNESQLFHPGDLQDISTRVTLRRDEGNRRLKNVLITIYWLGRKAHLDTLYNGPQLNLKAFEGLLGLALSKALDEGGVPVKDSSDSLCQNPEEECQYKNYRRGNSADSTDSFNSQALHPNVEGFGGDAEAEQVFKMENKQVTAHQNKGYVPLLRRKQGPEENGSGFASQFTRSKSLSDIPMVYPVRKAPDANTSHDESQDTGLTRLWNQDNRRKCSVAAKDAEAQWQDDLKKWKTRRRSTKSELRTKSQDREHVMDKMINGSVTTIEKNEAKLKYQQSPWTRNTAPRPYSTTSPSKSSSDLRPHTRALLARSYATEAPFSPTVPLSSQSSTHAQGGAVVVPDGKVLGEEIHFASTALDEARVGMPSLGFPVISQTQVKSQSSTAPFQSTCELSQPQNGLTNQISTHFTALQLNETTNSKSNKSPTLSMSSERKAFFYVHPELKTAGEDLSHQNDNSQEDGQKSSWQAAAEQSTAPQTPGVYKFLPRTVSWSGSASLPRGYRRSEGSSRLSSAITARPFGTKQSRVSSLPRMYNVDDNQGVLLNSEREDSPSSPSLKRQTATAQLSGPYQTNQGKQTGAGQEEQVTSSNLSSQTSFQSSGYYYRPSIQSQILPQPYSNLQSRQNRGLTFSADGSTDLPKVDHSDMRVSLTLKPNSLADFGFHTHWDSTGVRVKLIQPGSPAELCQLRVDDEIVAVDGAAVAHMNSDQWRDKMSSALQTGSLTMDIRRYGNKDWSTGEGTHHSQPGQSRVTLNLTAASSPVLIGCPDHHANSAAFPDTQVTQGFKSNGHTDNVMQGKVMGGELCETHGTTRNKGGSESAISDLQVPSLSPPSSSWSWDLEEDRRRQEKWQEEQERLLQEKYQRDQERLEAEWRRDQRDVIDPKNSGSQKTFEVTSGDVGLARTQQQENAMPKKTREEEQSTDGEKLKELLGPKRQSNAHEVQNEMVAQQDWADGSCGFAQLSPAHRTKSLSSPVLAGPHKYSRGDQSKRKGLSVAKAEKERQQILEEMKKRTQLLTDNSWIRQRSSSFYKDPMIVGLPLKRYDSLDNLDNLRQPQSSIYSYPRPHSAAAGYVTPSRNASSRYSTGSVLSLRNPYIQSCHQARMVNGRRNCSVCGRILGSRPAMVIEALSLYFHLGCFQCVGCHQHLGGRENGAQVQIRNRKPFCERCYFQLRCTMFTCILVTPM is encoded by the exons GTCCTGATAACAATTTACTGGTTGGGTCGCAAGGCTCACCTGGACACATTGTACAATGGCCCTCAGCTTAATTTGAAGGCTTTTGAGGGCCTGTTGGGGCTGGCCTTGTCCAag GCTCTAGATGAGGGTGGTGTACCTGTGAAAGACAGCAGCGATAGTTTGTGCCAAAATCCAGAAGAGGAATGTCAGTACAAAAATTACAGGCGAGGCAACTCTGCAGACAGCACAGACTCCTTTAACTCCCAGGCCCTGCACCCGAATGTTGAAG GTTTTGGAGGCGACGCAGAAGCTGAGCAGGTATTCAAGATGGAAAACAAGCAGGTGACAGCTCATCAAAACAAAGGCTATGTCCCACTACTCAGACGAAAACAAGGACCAGAGGAGAATGGAAGTGGCTTCGCGAGTCAGTTTACCAG GAGCAAATCTCTCAGTGACATCCCCATGGTGTACCCTGTGCGAAAGGCTCCTGATGCAAACACTAGTCATGATGAAAGTCAGGACACCGGATTGACAAGACTGTGGAATCAAGACAACAGAAGGAAGTGTAGCGTTGCTGCCAAGGATGCCGAAGCTCAGTGGCAGGAT GActtgaaaaagtggaaaacccGTCGTAGGAGCACAAAGTCTGAACTTCGAACTAAATCACAAGACAGAGAGCATGTAATGGATAAGATGATCAACGGGTCTGTGACAACTATTGAGAAGAATGAAGCAAAACTAAA ATACCAGCAGTCACCTTGGACCAGGAACACAGCGCCTCGTCCTTACTCAACAACTTCTCCATCAAAATCAAGCTCTGATCTCCGGCCACATACTCGAGCTCTGCTGGCCCGCAGCTATGCCACCGAGGCACCTTTCAGCCCCACGGTTCCTCTTAGCTCCCAGAGCTCAACCCATGCTCAA GGTGGAGCAGTGGTTGTCCCTGATGGAAAAGTCTTGGGAGAGGAGATCCACTTTGCCTCCACGGCTTTAGATGAAGCAAGAGTTGGCATGCCTTCTCTAGGCTTTCCTGTGATCTCTCAAACCCAAGTGAAATCCCAGAGCAGCACAGCTCCTTTCCAGTCCACCTGTGAACTTTCCCAGCCACAAAATGGCCTTACAAACCAAATCTCCACTCATTTtacagctttacagctgaacGAGACCACAAATTCTAAAAGCAACAAAAGTCCCACTTTATCCATGTCTAGTGAACGAAAAGCATTTTTTTATGTTCATCCGGAGCTTAAAACTGCTGGTGAGGATTTATCGCATCAGAACGACAACTCTCAGGAAGACGGACAGAAGTCCTCTTggcaagcagcagcagagcaaagCACGGCCCCGCAGACTCCAGGCGTCTACAAGTTCTTGCCCAGAActgtttcctggtctggctcAGCCAGCCTTCCCCGTGGTTACCGTCGGTCTGAGGGCTCATCCCGTCTCTCTTCTGCTATCACAGCCAGACCCTTTGGGACCAAGCAGTCCAGAGTGTCATCACTGCCCAGGATGTACAAT GTAGATGACAATCAGGGTGTGCTGCTGAACAGTGAGAGAGAGGATTCTCCATCTTCACCATCTCTGAAAAGACAGACTGCGACCGCCCAGCTGAGCGGTCCGTATCAGACCAACCAGGGGAAGCAGACTGGTGCAGGACAGGAAGAGCAAGTGACTAGCTCCAATCTTTCCAGCCAGACCTCCTTTCAGAGCAGTGGCTATTACTATCGACCCTCCATTCAAAGCCAGATACTGCCTCAACCTTATTCAAATCTGCAGTCTCGTCAAAATAGAGGCTTGACCTTCTCAGCTGATGGAAGCACAGATCTTCCAAAG GTGGATCACAGTGACATGAGAGTGAGCCTTACTCTTAAACCCAACAGTCTAGCTGACTTTGGTTTCCATACTCACTGGGACTCGACGGGGGTGAGAGTTAAGCTCATTCAGCCCG GCAGTCCAGCCGAGCTCTGCCAGCTGCGTGTCGACGACGAGATCGTGGCCGTCGATGGAGCTGCGGTGGCACACATGAACTCAGACCAGTGGAGGGATAAAATGTCATCTGCCCTGCAAACCGGCAGTTTGACCATGGACATTCGGCGCTATGGCAACAAGG ATTGGAGCACCGGCGAGGGGACTCATCACAGCCAGCCAGGCCAGAGCAGGGTGACCCTCAATCTGACTGCTGCTTCTTCGCCTGTCCTGATAGGGTGCCCTGATCACCATGCCAACAGTGCTGCCTTTCCAGACACACAAGTCACACAAGGGTTCAAAAGCAATGGGCACACAGACAAC GTGATGCAGGGTAAAGTCATGGGTGGAGAACTTTGTGAGACACATGGGACAACCAGAAATAAAG GAGGGTCAGAATCTGCGATATCTGAT CTCCAGGTGCCATCGCTCAGCCCCCCCTCATCCAGCTGGTCTTGGGACCTTGAGGAGGATCGCAGGAGACAGGAGAAGTGGCAGGAAGAACAGGAGCGCCTCCTACAG GAGAAATATCAGCGGGACCAGGAGAGGCTGGAGGCAGAGTGGCGAAGAGACCAACGAGATGTAATAGACCCCAAGAATTCAGGG AGCCAGAAAACCTTTGAGGTGACCTCTGGTGATGTGGGCCTCGCCAGGACCCAGCAGCAAGAGAATGCAATGCCGAagaaaaccagagaagaagagcagAGCACTGATGGAGAAAAGCTGAAAGAGTTGTTGGGGCCAAAACGGCAAAGTAATGCACACGAAGTGCAGAATGAGATGGTTGCCCAACAAGACTG GGCTGATGGCTCATGTGGCTTTGCTCAGCTGTCCCCTGCACACAG GACAAAGTCCTTGTCTTCCCCAGTATTAGCTGGGCCTCACAAGTATTCTAGAG GGGATCAGAGTAAAAGAAAAGGACTGTCTGTGGCCAAGGCTGAGAAAGAAAGGCAGCAGATTTTAGAGGAGATGAAGAAAAGGACTCAGCTTCTGACTGACAACAGCTGGATACGTCAGCgcagcagcagcttttacaAGGATcccatgattgttgggcttcctCTGAAAAG ATATGACTCTCTGGATAATCTTGATAATTTGCGTCAGCCCCAATCCTCAATCTATAGTTACCCTCGACCACACTCAGCTGCTGCAGGTTACGTTACACCGAGTAGGAATGCCTCTTCGCGATACAGCACTGGATCAGTATTATCCCTGAGAAATCCTTACATACAGTCCTGTCATCAGGCCAG GATGGTCAATGGCAGGAGGAATTGCTCTGTCTGTGGGCGTATCCTTGGTAGTAGACCAGCTATGGTCATAGAGGCCCTTAGTCTCTACTTCCACCTTGGCTGTTTTCAG TGCGTGGGCTGCCATCAACATCTCGGAGGAAGAGAGAATGGAGCCCAGGTTCAAATCCGAAACAGGAAGCCCTTCTGTGAACGCTGCTATTTCCAACTCAGGT GTACCATGTTTACTTGCATTTTAGTCACCCCCATGTGA